The Pigmentiphaga aceris DNA segment TATCGGTCTGGCTCGGCAGCCGGAAGATCCATTACGCCTGGATCATCGCCGCCACCACCTTCCTGACCATGCTCGTCACCTCTGCTGCGCTCGGCTTGCCCGGTGCGCTGCTGCAGCCGCTGCACCAGGAATTTGGATGGACCACAGAGAGCATCTCATCCGCACTGGCCTTGCGATTCGTGTTGTTTGGCTTGCTCGGTCCCTTTGCCGCAATCTTCATGTCCCGCTTCGGGGTAAGGGCGGTGGTGGTCACTGCGCTGGCCATGGTGGCGTCCGGCCTGGCGCTGGCTACGCTTGCCACGGAACTATGGCAATTGTTCGTGTTGTGGGGCGTGGTGCTGGGCGTAGGTTCAGGCCTGACTGCACTGGTGTTGGGGGCGGTCGTGGCCAGTCGCTGGTTCAGTGCGCGCCGTGGACTGGTCATCGGCCTGCTGACCGCCAGCTCGGCCACTGGCCAGCTGGTCTTTCTGCCCTTTGCTGCGTGGTTGATCGAGCATGCAGGCTGGCGCATGGCGGTCATTCCGGTGTTTGTGGCGTGCTCGGTGGTGGGGGTGCTGGCATGGTGCTTCCTGCGCAACCATCCGCAAGATGTCGGGCTCGTCTCCTTCGGTGAGCCAGTGCCCGACGTCATCGCGCCACCTCCTGCGCCGGCACCGATGAGCCTGGCCATGCCATTTGCGATTCTTCGCGAAGCAGGCCGCAGTCGCACCTTCTGGGTATTGTTCGGCACGTTTTTCGTCTGTGGCCTGAGCACCAATGGCTTGGTGCAGACGCACTTCATTTCGCTGTGCGGTGACTACGGCATGGGGCCGGTGCCCGCTGCCTCCGTGCTCGCCATGATTGGTGCCTTCGACCTGGTTGGCACCATCTTGTCTGGCTGGCTGTCCGACCGCTATGACAATCGCAAGCTGCTGTTCTGGTATTACGGCCTGCGTGGCCTGTCATTGTTCTGGCTGCCGCATTCCGACTTCACCTTCTATGGCCTGTCCTTGTTTGCCATGTTCTACGGCCTGGACTGGATCGCCACCGTTCCGCCTACCGTCAGGTTGGTGGGCACGACCTTCGGTAAAGAGCGTGCGGGCTTGGTGTTCGGCTGGATCTTTGCCGCCCATCAGCTGGGCGCTGCGGTTGCTGCCTACGGTGCGGGGTTGTCGCGCACGGTGCTGCTCAGCTACACGCCGGCCTTGTATGCGGCAGGCGGCGCATGCCTGTTGGCAGCAATCGCGATCATTGCTATTCGTCCTCGTGCCGTGACTTCAGCGGCCGGTGCCGTGAAATCTGCCTGATGTCATTGGGGCAGCATGCTGATGCTGCCCCAATGACAGGGAATCCTCTGTCGATCTGTCTGTCTCGATCCGCTGCCGAAGCTTGCTTTGTCAGCGGATCATCGTGCCTCCCTTCCCCCTTCTCTGATTGGCCGCTTTGCGCGTGTGTCATGGATCGAGGCATGCGCATCCATGCTGTGCTGCCGGCACTCAGAATGGCGACCAAGCTGCCTTAGGCTTGCGCGGGAACAAAGGAGGGCGGAAGGACTGGTGATTAGGAACCAGGAACCAGGAACCAGTACGTGAGCAAAGCGCATGCGTTTCACAATCCCGGAACGACAAAAAGCCACCCCGAAGGGTGGCTTTTTGTTTGCTCTTAATCCGGCCATGCCGAAGCATGGCCCTAGACAACAGGCTTACGCCTGTCGTGGATTAGAACTTGTGGCGCAGACCGACGCCGAATTGCTTCGTGGTCACGTCGCCGCCGACGACGTTGCCGCGGCTGACTGCCAGGGTGTTGGCGCCAGTAGCGTTGACGTTGTCAACAACCGATGCGTACGTGTACAGGTTGGTACGCTTGCTCAGGTCGTAGGTGTAGCCGACAGACCAGCCGTCCACATCCCAG contains these protein-coding regions:
- a CDS encoding MFS transporter, whose product is MFAQQLSVWLGSRKIHYAWIIAATTFLTMLVTSAALGLPGALLQPLHQEFGWTTESISSALALRFVLFGLLGPFAAIFMSRFGVRAVVVTALAMVASGLALATLATELWQLFVLWGVVLGVGSGLTALVLGAVVASRWFSARRGLVIGLLTASSATGQLVFLPFAAWLIEHAGWRMAVIPVFVACSVVGVLAWCFLRNHPQDVGLVSFGEPVPDVIAPPPAPAPMSLAMPFAILREAGRSRTFWVLFGTFFVCGLSTNGLVQTHFISLCGDYGMGPVPAASVLAMIGAFDLVGTILSGWLSDRYDNRKLLFWYYGLRGLSLFWLPHSDFTFYGLSLFAMFYGLDWIATVPPTVRLVGTTFGKERAGLVFGWIFAAHQLGAAVAAYGAGLSRTVLLSYTPALYAAGGACLLAAIAIIAIRPRAVTSAAGAVKSA